The following proteins come from a genomic window of Heyndrickxia acidicola:
- a CDS encoding distal tail protein Dit produces MIIPNNFTFAGLDAYSDLHLVVNEVKMYVAPTSEQVTQEIPAMVGRYKLQNKMTYRQIDLDVTLMSTTDAERYDFRSIVADALFTPSDGDGELVFDDDPEVTYYGQFTTPPQWARIDARATFTLTFIANDPYAYLPQVDMPLTATSTNIDVQGTQPTEPVISAVVNQDITFLGVSTADRYVYLGQNIDLDAAQTPFAAETVLINDAMNNLALWDVITENDKTFVTINGTIDGGFSQTTDVIYVDKNATGSVGYGSGSRWHGPCIRRMLSQSVDDWSIEARINFVPSAATEQGKMSLILLGENAQAIGLLEIKDADMREDVNLAISIGGSNGQGQIIYSGGSSDAQYTHQVLKYRKVAKTEKVKHTTYVKKKVRGKWETVPDVYYTTDTYYVNDPYYEIVTDNNPQGGNLIPAVSSYANVYGVMKLQKVGTKFTAGFVWLNQDLTEQKSYRWVFNDTNNQYTSKLAGVAIWTAANATIPPTNWMKWTDLKVYRENSGNTNNNPPVIAHAGDEIQIDCESGVVFKNGARFMTPLSLNSQWLKLQGGDTSTVSVTPFDSASWNLSYRPKML; encoded by the coding sequence TTGATAATACCTAATAATTTTACCTTTGCGGGTCTGGATGCTTATTCAGACCTTCATTTGGTTGTTAATGAAGTAAAAATGTACGTTGCTCCAACTTCAGAGCAAGTTACACAAGAAATACCTGCTATGGTTGGACGTTACAAATTACAAAACAAAATGACTTATAGACAAATAGATTTAGATGTTACGTTAATGTCTACAACGGATGCTGAACGTTATGATTTTAGAAGTATTGTTGCAGATGCTTTATTTACCCCTTCGGACGGTGACGGTGAACTAGTCTTTGATGATGACCCTGAAGTTACTTATTATGGACAATTTACAACTCCACCACAATGGGCACGTATAGACGCAAGAGCTACCTTCACACTAACTTTCATTGCCAATGATCCTTACGCTTATTTACCACAGGTTGACATGCCATTGACAGCTACCAGTACAAATATTGATGTTCAAGGTACTCAACCTACAGAACCAGTTATTTCTGCTGTTGTTAATCAGGATATTACGTTTTTAGGTGTTTCTACTGCTGACCGTTATGTTTATCTAGGTCAGAATATAGATTTGGATGCAGCTCAAACTCCATTTGCAGCAGAAACAGTTTTAATTAATGATGCTATGAACAATTTAGCACTATGGGATGTTATTACTGAAAATGATAAAACTTTTGTTACCATTAATGGAACTATTGATGGGGGATTTAGTCAAACCACAGATGTTATCTATGTAGATAAAAACGCAACAGGTTCTGTAGGTTATGGTTCAGGTTCACGTTGGCATGGCCCATGTATTAGACGAATGTTAAGCCAATCTGTAGATGATTGGAGTATTGAAGCACGAATAAACTTTGTTCCATCTGCAGCAACTGAACAAGGAAAAATGAGTTTGATATTACTTGGGGAGAATGCTCAAGCTATTGGTTTACTTGAAATTAAAGATGCTGATATGAGGGAAGATGTTAATCTTGCCATTAGTATTGGTGGCTCAAATGGTCAAGGACAAATAATTTACTCAGGTGGTTCTTCAGATGCTCAGTATACTCATCAAGTATTAAAGTATAGAAAAGTAGCTAAAACAGAAAAAGTAAAGCATACAACCTATGTTAAAAAGAAAGTACGTGGGAAGTGGGAAACTGTTCCAGACGTTTATTACACAACGGATACTTATTATGTCAATGATCCTTACTATGAAATAGTAACCGATAACAATCCACAAGGCGGTAACTTAATACCTGCTGTCTCTTCATACGCTAATGTTTACGGAGTTATGAAACTTCAAAAAGTAGGTACAAAATTTACAGCAGGATTTGTATGGCTTAATCAAGATTTAACAGAACAGAAGTCTTATAGATGGGTATTTAATGACACAAATAATCAATACACCAGTAAATTAGCAGGTGTAGCAATATGGACTGCAGCGAATGCTACAATTCCACCAACCAATTGGATGAAATGGACAGATTTAAAAGTGTATAGAGAGAACTCAGGAAACACGAATAACAATCCACCTGTTATCGCTCATGCAGGGGATGAAATTCAAATTGATTGTGAAAGTGGAGTAGTGTTTAAAAATGGAGCACGTTTTATGACTCCATTATCTCTAAACTCACAATGGTTGAAGCTTCAAGGTGGAGATACATCCACAGTTAGTGTAACACCATTTGATAGTGCTTCTTGGAATTTATCTTATCGACCTAAAATGTTATAA
- a CDS encoding helix-turn-helix transcriptional regulator has protein sequence MRKLKSNIGWLVHKSDYNREYLRKRYNKTANTISNWCTGKSYPSPPELWDLAELLEVKVDDLYEWSENT, from the coding sequence ATGAGAAAATTGAAGAGTAATATTGGATGGCTTGTCCATAAATCAGATTACAATAGGGAGTATTTAAGAAAGAGGTATAATAAGACTGCCAATACAATATCTAATTGGTGTACAGGTAAATCTTATCCTTCTCCTCCTGAGTTATGGGATTTAGCTGAATTATTAGAAGTCAAAGTAGATGATTTATATGAGTGGTCAGAAAACACTTGA
- a CDS encoding phage tail spike protein produces MNIWILNPKKEVIGSLSNDSTLSCPFWNDLQIQKLTDFDSSYTFTVPCNHEESNLLIAGNMIVIPDLDDDLILYRITQVEDGILDSTSGAHTKIVTCLDQYIFDLVNTFVSPQTFTNGLGRDIFNHILEGTGWVVNREEYIGAISTFTIEENTTAQAAMQAFVRSSTASDPNSGLDATDITNFVCEPKFYIKMAGGQITDYCVDLFVQRGEDTGKRFEYTKDIAGVTRTEDISNLYTALKLVGGTDIDKKYTDTDVLDADGNPTTITVRSVNNHLDYVYDDVANELYNPGGTGYLMGIATNSTITEPQALLNWGNNKLKQFNHPQYTYTVDVVMLEDYGFTAEQVRLGDNVRVLDLSMNPPLVLEARVIEMDISYSDPSQNKVVLGDYIELSLGDTPSQIDGLIGRIDQAQSTADGAASTASSAQSTANQAASDASDAKQKATDALTSANGKNTNFYGADTPENPISGDLWFQPTSGGGVTILQYDGTEWKSNIDQGILDAQKAASDASKTASDAQTSANGKNTVYRQSNQPTGTFTTGDIWFDTSNGNRASVWDGSTWQLSQFQGLAVGNIDAGSITTGYLSASRFLANSIDASVLKTGSITAYNGIIGSLNANSLITGTIDANYVTVKNLTASSISSLNGVTASGSFTSQSSNGMISTLNAGSVNVSMTSWGANKGMTISAQGISYADPSNYHSNFNLNMNGTSGISMYCDYGMIFGASLGPIDFQGANGHFFSSQVGIGNVNINNNTITNTSTKLYANGYGGVQITDTSGSAVLNVGGSNTAITGSLTTTSTISSNSTVYGSSFSTGGNTSTGSLSVSGTSSFSGVMNSTGTVNNTTTSSANMYITVSGNFAKSTSARKYKLDEQPVDNSIAYKILDVVPKTWFDRNASEQYTALLNKEMGVNPDGTTTTPETVTQEEWDNVPFIERIPGVVAEDVEAAGLSQYVVYNDPDANGNREIEGVQYDRLWTLLIPIVKELKQNMDNVLEQNNSLITKNANLENRIATLEQTSGGA; encoded by the coding sequence TTGAATATATGGATACTTAATCCTAAGAAAGAAGTTATCGGTTCATTATCTAACGACTCAACATTAAGTTGTCCATTTTGGAATGATTTACAAATACAAAAGTTAACTGACTTTGACAGTAGTTACACATTTACAGTTCCTTGTAATCATGAAGAAAGCAACCTACTTATAGCAGGTAACATGATCGTTATTCCTGATTTAGATGATGACTTAATTCTTTACCGAATTACACAAGTTGAAGATGGGATATTAGACTCGACTAGTGGGGCACATACAAAAATAGTAACCTGTCTTGACCAGTATATTTTTGACCTAGTTAATACCTTTGTCAGTCCACAGACTTTCACTAATGGACTAGGTAGAGATATTTTTAACCATATCCTTGAAGGTACAGGATGGGTTGTAAATAGAGAAGAGTATATTGGGGCTATAAGTACTTTTACCATTGAGGAAAATACAACTGCACAGGCTGCTATGCAAGCTTTTGTAAGAAGTTCCACAGCATCAGACCCGAATAGTGGTTTAGATGCTACAGACATAACAAACTTTGTGTGTGAGCCTAAGTTCTACATTAAAATGGCTGGTGGACAAATCACAGATTATTGTGTTGATTTATTTGTTCAACGCGGTGAAGATACAGGAAAGCGATTTGAATATACAAAAGACATTGCGGGTGTAACTCGAACAGAAGATATTAGCAATCTTTATACAGCTCTCAAACTTGTTGGTGGTACTGATATTGATAAAAAATATACTGACACAGATGTTTTAGATGCAGACGGAAACCCAACTACAATTACAGTACGTTCAGTTAACAATCATCTTGATTATGTTTATGATGATGTGGCAAATGAGCTTTATAATCCTGGTGGTACTGGTTATCTAATGGGAATTGCAACAAACAGTACAATTACTGAACCTCAAGCTTTATTGAATTGGGGAAATAACAAATTAAAGCAATTTAACCATCCACAATATACCTATACTGTAGATGTTGTTATGTTAGAAGATTATGGATTTACTGCTGAACAAGTAAGACTTGGAGACAATGTAAGGGTATTAGACTTGTCTATGAATCCACCTCTTGTATTAGAAGCCAGAGTTATTGAAATGGATATCAGTTATAGTGACCCTTCACAAAACAAGGTTGTATTAGGTGATTATATTGAACTTTCTCTTGGTGATACACCTTCTCAAATTGACGGTTTAATAGGCAGGATAGACCAAGCGCAGTCCACTGCAGATGGTGCTGCAAGTACGGCAAGTAGTGCTCAAAGTACGGCTAATCAAGCTGCTTCAGATGCAAGTGATGCTAAACAAAAGGCTACTGATGCACTTACTTCTGCTAATGGAAAAAACACTAACTTTTATGGTGCTGATACCCCTGAAAATCCAATATCTGGTGACTTATGGTTTCAACCGACTAGTGGTGGAGGAGTAACCATCTTACAATATGATGGTACAGAGTGGAAGAGTAATATAGACCAAGGCATATTAGATGCACAAAAGGCAGCTTCAGATGCTAGTAAGACAGCAAGTGATGCACAAACAAGTGCGAATGGGAAAAATACAGTATATCGTCAATCCAATCAACCTACAGGAACATTTACAACAGGAGATATATGGTTTGATACATCTAATGGAAATCGTGCAAGCGTGTGGGATGGTTCAACTTGGCAATTATCACAATTCCAAGGTCTTGCAGTTGGTAATATTGATGCTGGTTCTATAACAACTGGATACCTGTCAGCATCAAGATTTTTAGCAAATAGTATTGATGCAAGTGTATTAAAAACTGGTTCAATAACTGCATATAACGGAATCATTGGAAGTTTGAATGCAAACAGTCTTATTACAGGAACAATAGATGCTAATTATGTAACAGTAAAAAACCTTACTGCAAGTTCCATTAGTTCATTGAATGGGGTTACGGCATCTGGTTCTTTTACAAGTCAATCTTCAAATGGAATGATAAGTACATTGAATGCGGGTTCTGTCAATGTTTCGATGACTTCTTGGGGTGCGAATAAAGGAATGACGATTAGCGCACAAGGTATTTCTTATGCTGACCCTTCAAATTATCACTCAAACTTTAATTTGAACATGAATGGCACTTCTGGAATTTCAATGTATTGTGATTATGGAATGATTTTCGGGGCTTCACTGGGCCCGATTGACTTTCAAGGTGCAAATGGTCACTTTTTCAGTTCTCAGGTTGGAATTGGAAATGTAAACATAAACAACAATACTATTACAAATACATCTACCAAACTATATGCAAATGGTTATGGTGGTGTTCAAATAACGGATACCAGTGGTAGTGCCGTTTTAAATGTAGGCGGTTCAAATACGGCTATAACTGGAAGTTTAACCACTACAAGCACTATTAGTTCTAACAGTACTGTATATGGTAGTAGTTTTTCAACTGGTGGCAATACTTCTACTGGTAGTTTATCAGTCAGTGGAACAAGTAGTTTTAGTGGTGTAATGAATAGTACTGGAACAGTCAACAATACCACAACATCAAGCGCAAACATGTACATAACTGTATCTGGTAACTTTGCTAAATCAACATCAGCTAGGAAATATAAATTAGATGAGCAACCAGTTGACAATTCAATAGCTTATAAAATATTAGATGTTGTTCCAAAAACTTGGTTTGATCGAAATGCATCAGAACAATATACTGCTTTGTTGAACAAAGAAATGGGCGTAAATCCTGATGGAACAACTACTACACCTGAAACTGTAACACAAGAAGAGTGGGATAATGTTCCATTCATCGAAAGAATACCAGGAGTTGTAGCGGAAGATGTAGAAGCAGCAGGACTTTCTCAGTATGTTGTTTATAATGATCCTGATGCAAATGGCAATCGTGAAATTGAAGGTGTACAGTATGACCGTTTATGGACATTGTTAATTCCTATTGTGAAAGAACTTAAACAAAATATGGACAATGTTTTAGAGCAAAATAACTCATTAATTACAAAAAATGCTAATCTAGAAAATAGAATAGCTACTTTAGAACAAACTTCAGGAGGTGCTTAA
- a CDS encoding phage tail tape measure protein, translating into MSEGVIIRVGLDGSKVTQSLKALKATVAASTSQMKAEMQIFKNAGDELGSLSAKHEGLTRTIKAQDIQIEKLVESYKKAKEQANGNTEATMKYANQINSARAKQESFKKQLQDTEIAMNDFKRGTNGIRDSLSLATRETNAMIDKLTAQGKSLRANKQEYIGLSAQMKERTRLIDAEKLKLQELIDKKGADSLATKNQRVAILELEAAQSSALSRYNTLKREVGSSSDLSLAFRQNINKLQSSISSMGDKITNAGHSMTMATLGIGAGFVYGTKQAVEFEKKLNDIKSLMISDGESTKEATKITKDMTTQAKELSNKYGVSIQSIGDAYETMVRKGDTGRQAMAAVEKMIKASTAAGSDFKETTTVSMNVMEQFFDKTKSASKTAENTTKVTNAMAYAADHGSAKFVELGYSMNYVGDYAKAVGYSMEDMSAYLEVMSRRGVEGTSAGEGLRGVMASLVKPSKQSAEAMADIGLKTKDSTGHLMKLSGIVEQLREKLKFTKDKNGNISLDADSAKLVSKMFGRTSLPTITALMTQSGKQLDEFSAKIKKAESTDYAGTVTKRMMQSGQNQLNKFRESLKNFSMDISATMLPTLTGVVQKLNSLMVKFDKLSPTTKKVFAGFALGAAAFAPLAIGVGSVFKAVNLTISGVRALSSGIIRLATSEKLVAAATKVWTGVQWLFNAAMDANPIGIAVVALGALVTAIVIAYNHSKTFRNIVNEVWGGIKKAFSVAVEYCTKALKELGNYFSNVWNDMKNVFKNVLGFFGSEFNFWKDLFTGKWSKLFGDIKTIFSNGWKLIKSIFKTEFDYLNDLTGGTLGKMWNSVSGIGGKVINYFKTLPGKMADGIRAGAKDLGNAGIFIGNKLIDGVQGVSNGVISGVNWILKKVDMPTIPSVNMPHIPYFAKGTWAGDPYAFTGGLAHVGDGGKHELIRFPNGQYAVSPNKDTLVNLPHGTSILGGDKTEQLFKSGSVPKFSLGTWLGSAKDFIAGGINKIKDIGSYLVDPTKLLNTVVAKFAGSSIAKLSGTFLDMAKGVTKLVINGAKKGITGLFQGSVNVPGNVKSWIANGMSIAGVSGSNWANGLSTIAMKESGGNPNAINLWDSNAKAGHPSAGLMQMIKSTFMSYAVKGHTSWMNPIDQVASDIGYIKSRYGSINNVPGLKSLSKGGKYVGYATGTPYHTGGDAILGDGGQYEPYLTPQGKFGISPNVPTLFKNLPAGTKVWSSLTKMKEDIPFFANGTSSDALKKAQEERKKEEEASKKAEAARKKAANDATTALKQRIADLKTDYRIGAISLKSYVSQLNSLRNAHGSTDTTRNTIKNNIYSAEKGSSSAQATAERKKAAAESKKVSDMIATVITDYRAGKINAKTEKARLDAIQKNHNLSTQQRNSIVSAIGVASRATQAKLNHFNNGIKSAATTYYNSIKSISDNLKSTIASNKSSVYGTYGLFDSVQANPMASGTNLTDNLMQQDQQLSQFNSVIAKLRKRKGMSSALVDEIEQMGAQNLPQASAIAGMNQSALSNYVSLWKKKNDVSNTIATDMSHADIASAKSQMDTATATFKANLKADASKYYQSGFSIGKYTVSGIVSGFDAMGGALQSATTSIGHTLINTIKKTLGIHSPSRVMKTLAGFTIDGITTGLIDNAHRVVTASKIIAGHITRNIVPVTNTDAINGLYKVVSTPNSGANHVQPKSTNTDNNAIQQQQLEAQLQQNQLLMTLVNQWGNAQIIMDKIPVGKMITPVVTQEQAKNTSRSNMVMGVRTT; encoded by the coding sequence ATGTCAGAAGGCGTAATTATTCGAGTTGGCTTAGATGGTTCTAAGGTAACTCAAAGTTTAAAAGCCCTAAAAGCAACAGTGGCAGCTAGTACTAGCCAGATGAAAGCAGAAATGCAGATATTTAAAAATGCTGGCGATGAGCTAGGTAGTCTATCTGCTAAACATGAAGGATTAACACGTACCATTAAAGCTCAGGATATACAAATTGAAAAATTAGTTGAATCATATAAAAAAGCCAAAGAACAGGCAAATGGTAATACTGAAGCTACAATGAAATATGCAAACCAGATTAACAGTGCCAGAGCAAAGCAGGAATCATTTAAAAAGCAACTACAAGATACTGAAATTGCGATGAATGATTTTAAACGTGGTACTAATGGAATCAGAGACAGTTTATCTCTTGCTACACGGGAAACTAATGCAATGATTGATAAGTTAACTGCACAAGGTAAGTCATTAAGAGCCAATAAGCAGGAGTATATTGGTCTTAGTGCTCAGATGAAAGAACGTACTCGACTTATTGATGCAGAAAAATTGAAGCTTCAAGAGTTGATTGATAAAAAAGGTGCAGATAGCCTTGCAACAAAAAATCAACGTGTGGCTATTTTGGAGTTAGAAGCGGCACAATCAAGCGCACTTTCACGTTATAACACACTTAAACGTGAAGTAGGATCATCTTCAGATTTGAGTCTAGCCTTTAGACAGAATATAAATAAACTTCAATCCTCTATATCTAGCATGGGTGATAAAATAACTAATGCTGGACACTCTATGACAATGGCTACATTGGGTATCGGTGCTGGATTTGTGTATGGTACTAAACAAGCTGTTGAATTTGAAAAGAAATTGAATGATATTAAGTCTTTAATGATTTCGGATGGTGAATCCACTAAGGAAGCTACAAAAATCACTAAAGATATGACAACTCAAGCCAAAGAATTATCAAATAAATATGGTGTATCTATACAATCTATTGGTGATGCCTATGAAACAATGGTGCGTAAAGGCGATACAGGTAGACAAGCAATGGCAGCAGTTGAAAAGATGATTAAAGCATCTACTGCTGCAGGATCTGACTTTAAAGAAACTACAACAGTATCAATGAACGTCATGGAACAATTCTTTGACAAAACTAAATCAGCTTCTAAAACTGCTGAAAATACAACAAAAGTTACAAACGCAATGGCTTATGCTGCTGATCATGGTTCAGCTAAGTTTGTTGAATTAGGTTATTCCATGAACTATGTTGGTGACTATGCAAAAGCTGTTGGTTACTCCATGGAAGATATGTCTGCTTATTTAGAAGTTATGTCTAGGCGTGGAGTTGAAGGTACTAGTGCAGGTGAAGGTTTAAGGGGAGTAATGGCAAGTCTAGTTAAACCATCTAAACAATCTGCAGAAGCAATGGCTGATATTGGATTAAAAACAAAAGACTCAACTGGTCATCTTATGAAGCTATCGGGTATTGTTGAACAATTAAGGGAAAAGCTTAAATTCACTAAAGATAAAAATGGAAATATATCTTTAGATGCAGATAGTGCCAAACTGGTTTCAAAAATGTTTGGACGTACATCTCTTCCTACGATAACAGCTTTAATGACACAATCTGGTAAGCAGTTGGATGAATTTTCAGCAAAGATTAAAAAGGCTGAATCAACGGATTATGCAGGTACTGTTACTAAACGTATGATGCAATCTGGACAAAACCAATTGAACAAATTCAGAGAATCGTTAAAGAACTTTTCCATGGATATATCAGCAACTATGCTTCCAACACTTACAGGTGTAGTTCAAAAGTTAAATTCATTAATGGTTAAGTTTGATAAATTAAGTCCTACAACGAAAAAGGTATTTGCAGGATTTGCACTAGGAGCAGCAGCATTTGCCCCACTTGCAATAGGTGTAGGTTCGGTGTTTAAAGCAGTTAACCTCACTATCTCAGGGGTTAGGGCATTAAGCAGTGGAATAATAAGGCTTGCTACTTCTGAAAAATTAGTTGCTGCAGCTACAAAAGTATGGACAGGAGTTCAATGGCTATTTAATGCTGCGATGGATGCAAATCCAATTGGAATTGCTGTAGTAGCTCTAGGAGCATTAGTAACAGCTATTGTTATTGCCTACAATCATTCTAAGACATTCCGTAATATAGTGAATGAGGTATGGGGTGGTATTAAAAAGGCATTTTCAGTTGCTGTTGAATACTGCACAAAAGCATTAAAAGAGTTAGGTAACTACTTTAGCAATGTATGGAATGACATGAAGAATGTTTTCAAGAATGTCTTAGGCTTTTTCGGAAGTGAATTTAATTTTTGGAAAGATCTTTTCACTGGAAAATGGAGTAAATTGTTTGGGGATATTAAAACAATCTTCTCGAATGGTTGGAAACTTATTAAATCCATCTTTAAAACTGAATTTGACTACCTCAATGATTTAACTGGTGGAACATTAGGTAAAATGTGGAATAGTGTTTCTGGTATTGGTGGGAAAGTTATTAACTATTTCAAAACTCTACCTGGAAAAATGGCAGATGGAATTAGAGCAGGAGCTAAAGATTTAGGTAATGCAGGAATATTTATAGGAAATAAACTCATTGATGGTGTTCAGGGTGTTTCAAATGGTGTAATCAGTGGAGTCAACTGGATACTGAAAAAAGTGGATATGCCTACAATTCCAAGTGTTAATATGCCACATATTCCCTACTTTGCAAAAGGTACATGGGCAGGAGATCCATATGCGTTTACAGGTGGATTGGCTCATGTTGGAGATGGTGGAAAACATGAATTAATTAGATTCCCTAATGGACAATATGCTGTATCTCCAAATAAAGACACTTTAGTTAATTTGCCTCATGGTACATCTATATTAGGTGGAGATAAAACAGAACAATTGTTTAAATCTGGTTCAGTTCCTAAGTTTTCTTTAGGTACTTGGCTAGGTTCTGCAAAAGATTTTATTGCAGGTGGTATTAATAAAATTAAGGATATTGGTTCTTATTTAGTAGACCCAACTAAACTTTTGAATACAGTTGTTGCAAAGTTTGCAGGAAGTTCAATTGCTAAATTAAGTGGAACATTCCTAGATATGGCTAAAGGAGTTACAAAATTAGTCATCAATGGTGCTAAAAAGGGTATAACTGGTTTATTTCAAGGTAGTGTAAATGTACCTGGGAATGTAAAATCATGGATTGCAAACGGTATGAGCATTGCTGGTGTTAGTGGTTCAAATTGGGCTAATGGATTAAGTACTATTGCTATGAAAGAAAGTGGTGGTAATCCAAACGCTATAAATTTATGGGATTCTAATGCAAAAGCAGGACATCCTTCTGCTGGTTTAATGCAGATGATTAAATCTACATTCATGTCTTATGCTGTAAAAGGTCATACAAGTTGGATGAATCCAATTGACCAAGTAGCTTCTGATATTGGTTACATTAAATCACGCTATGGTTCTATAAATAATGTTCCTGGTCTTAAATCTCTATCTAAGGGTGGAAAGTATGTTGGTTACGCAACTGGAACTCCATATCATACAGGTGGAGATGCAATTCTAGGTGATGGTGGACAATATGAGCCTTATTTAACTCCACAAGGAAAGTTTGGTATCAGTCCTAATGTACCAACATTATTCAAAAACTTACCTGCTGGAACAAAAGTATGGTCATCACTTACAAAAATGAAAGAGGATATTCCTTTCTTTGCAAATGGTACATCTTCAGATGCGTTAAAGAAAGCACAGGAAGAACGTAAGAAAGAAGAAGAAGCAAGTAAAAAGGCAGAGGCTGCACGTAAGAAAGCAGCAAATGATGCAACTACCGCACTTAAACAACGTATTGCAGATTTAAAGACAGATTACCGTATAGGTGCTATTAGTCTAAAAAGTTATGTATCTCAATTAAATTCACTTAGAAATGCACACGGTTCTACTGATACAACTCGAAATACGATTAAGAATAATATCTATTCTGCTGAAAAAGGTTCATCATCTGCACAAGCTACAGCAGAACGTAAGAAAGCGGCTGCAGAAAGTAAGAAAGTATCAGATATGATTGCAACTGTTATCACGGATTACAGAGCAGGGAAAATTAATGCTAAAACGGAAAAGGCAAGATTGGATGCTATTCAAAAGAATCATAACCTTTCCACACAACAAAGGAATAGTATTGTTTCAGCAATTGGAGTTGCTTCAAGAGCTACACAAGCTAAACTTAACCATTTTAATAATGGAATCAAGAGTGCAGCTACCACATATTACAACAGCATTAAATCCATATCTGATAATTTAAAATCAACAATTGCAAGTAATAAATCCAGTGTATATGGTACATACGGTTTATTTGATTCTGTTCAAGCTAATCCTATGGCATCTGGAACTAACCTTACTGACAACCTTATGCAACAGGATCAACAATTGAGCCAATTTAACTCTGTTATTGCTAAGTTAAGAAAAAGAAAAGGTATGTCATCTGCACTTGTTGATGAAATTGAACAAATGGGTGCTCAAAATTTACCTCAAGCTTCTGCTATTGCTGGAATGAATCAATCAGCATTAAGTAATTATGTTAGCTTGTGGAAGAAAAAGAATGATGTATCCAACACAATTGCAACTGATATGTCACATGCTGATATTGCTTCTGCAAAGTCTCAAATGGATACAGCAACAGCAACATTTAAAGCTAATTTAAAGGCTGATGCATCTAAGTATTATCAAAGTGGTTTTTCCATTGGTAAATACACTGTTTCAGGGATTGTAAGTGGTTTTGATGCTATGGGTGGAGCTTTACAGTCTGCTACTACAAGCATAGGACATACATTGATAAATACCATAAAGAAAACGCTAGGAATCCATTCACCTTCAAGAGTAATGAAAACTTTAGCTGGATTTACTATTGATGGAATAACTACTGGTTTAATAGATAATGCACACCGGGTTGTTACAGCCTCTAAAATCATTGCTGGGCATATTACAAGGAATATTGTTCCAGTGACAAATACGGATGCTATAAATGGCTTATATAAAGTTGTATCAACTCCTAATAGTGGTGCTAATCATGTTCAGCCAAAAAGTACTAATACTGATAACAATGCAATACAACAACAACAGTTAGAAGCTCAACTTCAACAAAATCAATTACTTATGACTCTTGTTAATCAATGGGGGAATGCACAGATTATAATGGATAAAATTCCAGTCGGTAAAATGATTACACCTGTAGTAACACAAGAGCAAGCAAAGAATACTTCACGCAGTAACATGGTTATGGGAGTGAGAACAACTTGA
- a CDS encoding DUF5776 domain-containing protein, with protein sequence MSYPITQSFIPGLPKNPYRNGVGAYEGVVAHSTDDLNATAQNIHDFEARTYNNAFVQFAVDWTCIIQFADTNYGAYGAGYNANQRFVHVELCETNDPDKFKESYSRYVWILAKILHDRKLGVSEKASFWTHADVHATWPQDTTHTDPVEYLQSHGVSVSQLVSDVKAQYNAMDVSIATVPQKAPSSNSNSSASGLVTVLASSLYYYNKPDWNAKAGTVTKGEAFTVVDTVTVNGSKMYKLKSGNYITANPQYVKYTN encoded by the coding sequence ATGAGTTATCCAATTACACAAAGTTTTATTCCAGGATTGCCTAAAAATCCATATAGAAATGGTGTAGGAGCTTATGAAGGGGTAGTAGCTCATTCTACAGATGATTTAAATGCTACAGCACAAAATATCCATGATTTTGAAGCGAGAACATATAACAATGCTTTTGTTCAATTTGCTGTAGATTGGACATGTATAATACAATTTGCAGACACGAATTACGGAGCGTATGGCGCAGGTTATAATGCAAATCAGCGCTTTGTTCATGTGGAATTATGTGAAACGAATGATCCTGACAAATTCAAAGAATCATACAGCCGTTATGTATGGATTCTTGCTAAAATTCTTCATGATAGGAAATTAGGAGTATCAGAAAAAGCATCATTTTGGACTCATGCAGATGTACACGCCACATGGCCACAAGATACAACACATACTGATCCAGTTGAATATCTACAAAGTCATGGTGTTTCAGTTAGCCAATTAGTCTCTGATGTTAAGGCACAATATAATGCTATGGATGTTAGCATAGCTACAGTTCCACAGAAAGCACCTTCAAGTAATTCTAACTCATCAGCATCTGGTTTGGTTACAGTATTAGCTTCTTCGCTTTATTATTATAATAAGCCAGATTGGAACGCAAAAGCAGGTACTGTAACAAAAGGAGAAGCCTTTACAGTTGTTGATACAGTGACAGTAAATGGCAGCAAAATGTATAAATTAAAATCAGGCAATTACATAACTGCAAATCCACAATACGTAAAATATACAAATTAG